The nucleotide window GAGATATTATAATAAAATAGAGCAAAAATAGGCAATTTGTCAAACTACTTAAATGTAGAGACAGATTGCCTATTTTAATTTTATATATTAAACAATAACTTTTCCATGATACTCTTTAGCAGGAATTAAAGATGAAACTTCTGGCAGAATTTCTTTTGTAACTTTTCCAGCTACAACAATAGTTAATCTATCTCCAGCTTTTTCAATCATTTTATTAAGTATATCTTTTCCTTCTAAAGCAGTAGGTTTTGTTCCAGAAGAAAGAATTCTTTTAACTCCAAGATTAATTAGCTCATCAATAACTAAAGTTGGATCTTCTAATTCATCAATAGCTTTATGGAAAGTTACTTCCATAGGTTTTGCTAATTCTATAAATTCAGCAAGAGTTTTAAAATCAATTTTTTTATCTGCTGTAAGAATTCCTAATACAACTCCTTTAGCTCCTAGAGATTTACAAATTTTAATATCTTCTTTTATAACTTCAATTTCAGCTGGAGTATAATAAAAATCTCCTCCTCTAGGTCTTATTATAGGGAAAACAGGTATTTTAAGTGTTGAAAGAGCTAACTTGATAGTTCCATAAGATGGAGTAGTTCCTCCTTGAGATAAATTATCACATAGTTCTATTCTATCTGCTCCTCTTTTTTCAGCTTCAATAGCATCAATAAGTGATTCAACACAAGCTTCTTTAATCATATATTTGCCTCCTCAAGATTTGATGTATATATTATATATTACTTTATTATTTTTATCTATAAAGATTTGAGATCAAAATATCTTATTATAATAAAGGCTATTTTAAAAATATATATGACTTTAATATAAAAAGGTGTTATATTATAAAAAAAGAAAAGGTGAGAATTATGGAGATAAGTAATGTACCTGCAAAAGAAGCTATGGAGTTTATACAAAAGGAACCAATAGCTATGATTGCTATAGGAAGTGTAGAATATCATGGAGCTCAGGCTCCTTTAGGAACTGATTATATAATTCCAGATTATATAGTTAAAGAATTATCAAAAAGGGATGATGTTTTAGCTTTACCTCCAATTCCATATGGAAACTGTCAATCAATTAAAAATTTTCCTGGAACAATTAATATAGGAACAGAAAATTTGATTAGAGTTTTAAATTCAATTACTGAATCCTTATTGAGACATGGAGTTAAAAAATTTATATTTGTAAATGGACATGGAGGAAATATAGCAGCTTTGGATCAAGTTGGATTAGACACCTTTGAAAAAGGAGGAATAGTAGCTACAATAGATTGGTGGAATTTGGCTAAACTTTTAAATAAAGATTATGATGGAGGACATGGAGATATTCAAGAAACTAGTGTAGCTATGGCAGTAGATAAACAATCAGTAAATCTTTCATATTGTGAACCATTGATTATAAATGATCTTTCAGAAGAAATCAAAAACAAATATATTTCACTTTTAACATATAAAAATGGTACAGTTAAAATAGTGAGAGATTTTAAAAGTGTAGTTCCTCATGGTTGGATAGGACCGTATGATCCTAAAAATTCTACTAAAGAGTTAGGAGAAAGAATTTTAAAAGATGTAATTCAATATATAGGAGATTTTGTAGAAGAGTTTAAAAAAGTAGAAAGATAATTATAAAATAAAGAATAGCTGGATTTTTTCAGCTATTCTTTATAAATGGAGGAGAAAATGCTTTATATTACTAAAGAAACAGTAAATGATATTATGAAATGGGATAATAAACCAGTAGGATATTGTAAAAGTGGAGAGACAGTAGTTTTTGAAACAAGAGATTGTTATGATAATACCATTACAAGTAGTGAAAGACCTTTAGGAGATAGAAGTGGGCTTTCAAATCCAGTAACAGGAGCCTTATATATTGAGGGAGCAGAGGTTGGAGATATATTAAAAGTAGAGATAGAAGATATCAAATTACGTTCTTGGGGAGTAATGAGATCTTCTCCAACAGCAGGAGTTTTTCATGAAAAGTACGAAAAGAGAGAGGCTATAATCTTT belongs to uncultured Fusobacterium sp. and includes:
- a CDS encoding creatininase family protein, with protein sequence MEISNVPAKEAMEFIQKEPIAMIAIGSVEYHGAQAPLGTDYIIPDYIVKELSKRDDVLALPPIPYGNCQSIKNFPGTINIGTENLIRVLNSITESLLRHGVKKFIFVNGHGGNIAALDQVGLDTFEKGGIVATIDWWNLAKLLNKDYDGGHGDIQETSVAMAVDKQSVNLSYCEPLIINDLSEEIKNKYISLLTYKNGTVKIVRDFKSVVPHGWIGPYDPKNSTKELGERILKDVIQYIGDFVEEFKKVER
- a CDS encoding copper homeostasis protein CutC, whose protein sequence is MIKEACVESLIDAIEAEKRGADRIELCDNLSQGGTTPSYGTIKLALSTLKIPVFPIIRPRGGDFYYTPAEIEVIKEDIKICKSLGAKGVVLGILTADKKIDFKTLAEFIELAKPMEVTFHKAIDELEDPTLVIDELINLGVKRILSSGTKPTALEGKDILNKMIEKAGDRLTIVVAGKVTKEILPEVSSLIPAKEYHGKVIV